A genomic segment from Nicotiana sylvestris chromosome 1, ASM39365v2, whole genome shotgun sequence encodes:
- the LOC104245763 gene encoding uncharacterized protein, whose protein sequence is MGKKSWILWVVTLLLCWSKIAMAKKNIKYKDPKQPVEVRVKDLLGRMTLAEKIGQMTQIDRSSATIQVMKDYYIGSVLSGGGSEPLPKATAADWVNMVNDYQNGSMSTRLGIPMIYGIDAIHGHNNVFNATIFPHNVGLGAARDPELMRRIGAATALEVRATGIPYAFAPCIAVCRDPRWGRCYESYSEDPKIVQEMTDIIIGLQGEIPYESRKGIPYVAGKNKVAACAKHFVGDGGTTKGINENNTVTNMHELLSIHMPAYDDAIIKGVATVMASYSSWNGQKMHANHDLVTGFLKGTLKFKGFVISDWEGIDRITSPPHANYTYSVESSILAGIDMVMVPYNFTEFINDLTYLVKNNFIPMARIDDAVERILLVKFTMGLFENPYTDFSLIKEVGSQEHRNLAREAVRKSLVLLKNGKTANDPLLPLPKKVSKILVAGSHADNLGFQCGGWTIAWQGFSGNDDTGGTTILGAIKSAVDPGTEVTYVENPDSKYASSGGFDYAIVVVGERPYAETAGDSPTLTIADSGPDVINHVCPSVKCVVIIISGRPLVIEPYLPSIDALVAAWLPGSEGQGITDILFGDYGFTGKLPRTWFKTVDQLPMNVGDPHYDPLFPFGFGLNTSKSTVARSVSSGAVGKPYVFGIMVSVFIGLWSVSRAFY, encoded by the exons ATGGGTAAGAAAAGCTGGATTTTGTGGGTTGTGACTCTGCTGCTATGTTGGAGCAAGATTGCAATGGCTAAAAAGAACATCAAGTATAAGGACCCAAAACAACCAGTTGAGGTTAGAGTTAAAGATCTTCTTGGTAGAATGACCCTTGCAGAAAAGATTGGTCAGATGACTCAGATTGATAGGTCTAGTGCTACAATCCAAGTCATGAAAGATTACTATATTG GGAGTGTATTAAGTGGTGGGGGAAGTGAGCCACTTCCGAAAGCTACTGCTGCAGATTGGGTTAATATGGTGAATGACTACCAAAATGGTTCTATGTCAACTCGCCTTGGGATTCCAATGATATATGGGATTGATGCCATTCATGGACACAACAATGTTTTCAATGCCACCATATTTCCACATAACGTTGGGCTTGGAGCTGCTAG GGACCCTGAACTCATGCGAAGGATTGGTGCTGCTACTGCTCTTGAAGTTAGAGCTACAGGGATTCCTTATGCATTTGCTCCTTGCATCGCT GTTTGCAGAGATCCTAGGTGGGGCCGCTGTTATGAAAGTTATAGTGAAGATCCCAAGATTGTTCAAGAAATGACAGATATTATAATTGGGTTACAAGGCGAAATTCCTTATGAATCGAGGAAGGGCATACCTTATGTTGCTGGAAA GAATAAGGTGGCTGCTTGTGCAAAGCACTTTGTTGGCGATGGGGGCACAACTAAGGGTATTAATGAGAATAACACCGTGACTAACATGCATGAGTTACTAAGTATTCACATGCCTGCCTACGACGACGCAATTATCAAAGGTGTTGCTACAGTAATGGCTTCTTATTCTAGCTGGAATGGACAAAAGATGCATGCAAACCATGATCTAGTTACTGGTTTTCTCAAGGGCACACTCAAGTTCAAG GGTTTTGTCATTTCAGATTGGGAAGGTATTGACAGGATTACCTCTCCACCTCATGCCAACTACACTTATTCAGTTGAGAGTAGCATTCTAGCTGGAATAGACATG GTTATGGTCCCATATAATTTCACCGAGTTTATCAATGATCTCACTTACCTTGTCAAGAACAATTTTATCCCAATGGCTCGTATTGATGATGCAGTGGAGAGGATTTTGTTAGTTAAATTTACCATGGGACTTTTTGAGAACCCCTACACTGATTTCAGCCTCATCAAAGAGGTCGGGAGCCAG GAACACAGGAACTTAGCAAGGGAAGCTGTGCGGAAATCTCTTGTACTGCTGAAGAATGGGAAAACTGCTAATGACCCATTGCTACCTCTTCCTAAGAAAGTGTCTAAAATTTTGGTCGCTGGTAGCCATGCTGATAACTTAGGTTTTCAATGTGGTGGATGGACTATTGCGTGGCAGGGGTTTAGTGGTAATGACGATACAGGAG GGACTACCATCCTTGGTGCAATAAAGTCTGCAGTAGATCCAGGAACAGAAGTAACCTATGTTGAGAATCCTGACAGCAAGTATGCTAGTTCTGGTGGCTTTGACTATGCTATTGTGGTTGTTGGCGAGCGTCCTTATGCTGAGACGGCAGGAGACAGTCCTACTCTCACAATAGCAGATTCTGGGCCTGATGTCATTAACCATGTTTGCCCGTCCGTGAAGTGTGTTGTAATCATCATATCTGGTCGACCGCTTGTGATTGAACCATATCTACCTTCAATTGATGCACTTGTAGCAGCCTGGTTACCTGGTAGTGAAGGACAAGGTATCACTGATATTCTCTTTGGGGACTATGGATTTACTGGAAAACTTCCAAGAACATGGTTCAAAACTGTAGATCAACTTCCAATGAACGTTGGTGACCCCCACTATGATCCACTGTTTCCTTTTGGATTTGGGCTCAACACATCTAAGTCAACAGTGGCAAG GTCTGTATCGTCAGGTGCTGTTGGAAAGCCATATGTCTTTGGGATTATGGTTTCTGTATTTATTGGTTTGTGGAGTGTATCCAGAGCATTCTATTGA
- the LOC104245762 gene encoding vacuolar protein sorting-associated protein 9A-like isoform X1 gives MENNDVLGSSTAPLTWHDFLQRMRDPSATDFVKGIKSFIVSFLNNAPDAERDSAAVQEFLGNMETAFRAHSLWAGCSEEELESAGEGLEKYVMTKLFTRTFASFPEDVKVDEQLHEKIALIQQFVRPENLDIKPVFENESSWLLAQKELQKINMYRAPRDKLVCILNCCKVINNLLTSVSANENPPGADDFLPVLIYVTIKANPPQLHSNLLYIQRFRRQTRLVSEAAYFFTNILSAESFILNIDAKALSMDDTEFETNMESARALLSGLSADNNVLGQSDQNVGPVPGSDTYEAKLSFRSNRPQSPATLPKFSVASTETKSKNEDPYVKSQSSMEKIPSLSDLENRGAGMLMKEDSVSQVFQSFPYLYSQAGDLTVGDVEELLSNYKHLVFKYVCLAKGSGIGNPSPPLPNQGQSQFPESEITTESKATSAGEPNDEMQKDGPEDSSSVLSQSLESDESKLKENEVVSGSGEEGSEVLQI, from the exons ATGGAGAACAACGACGTATTAGGATCATCAACTGCACCATTGACGTGGCATGATTTTCTTCAGCGCATGCGTGATCCATCAGCCACCGATTTCGTCAAAGGTATCAAAAG TTTTATTGTATCATTCTTGAATAATGCTCCAGATGCAGAGAGGGACAGTGCAGCTGTGCAGGAGTTCCTCGGAAATATGGAAACAGCATTCAGAGCTCATTCACTTTGGGCTGGATGTTCTGAGGAGGAGTTAGAGAGTGCTGGTGAA GGACTTGAGAAGTATGTTATGACAAAGCTATTTACACGTACATTTGCTTCATTTCCTGAAGATGTGAAAGTTGACGAACAGCTTCATGAGAAAATAGCTTTGATTCAACAATTTGTTAGGCCTGAGAACTTGGATATCAAACCAGTATTTGAAAATGAATCATCATGGTTG CTAGCGCAGAAGGAGCTTCAAAAGATAAATATGTACAGGGCACCAAGGGACAAACTTGTGTGCATTCTTAATTGTTGCAAGGTTATCAATAACCTCTTGACTTCTGTTTCAGCAAACGAAAACCCTCCAGGAGCTGATGATTTTCTTCCAGTTCTCATATATGTCACCATAAAG GCTAACCCCCCTCAACTGCACTCAAATCTATTGTACATACAAAGGTTTAGGCGGCAAACTCGCTTGGTTTCTGAAGCTGCATACTTCTTCACAAACATTCTTTCTGCAGAATCTTTCATTTTGAATATCGATGCAAAGGCTCTTTCTATGGATGACACCGAGTTTGAAACAAATATGGAATCTGCTCGAGCACTTCTTTCTGGTCTCTCAGCCGACAACAATGTACTGGGTCAAAGTGATCAGAATGTTGGGCCTGTTCCTGGATCAGACACTTATGAGGCTAAACTAAGTTTTAGGTCAAATAGGCCTCAAAGCCCTGCTACACTGCCAAAATTCTCAGTTGCATCAACAGAAACAAAATCCAAGAACGAGGATCCATATGTCAAAAGTCAGTCATCAATGGAAAAGATTCCATCACTCTCGGATCTAGAAAATAGAGGGGCTGGTATGCTTATGAAGGAGGATAGTGTCAGCCAAGTGTTTCAAAGTTTCCCCTACCTATATTCCCAGGCTGGTGACCTAACAGTGGGTGATGTCGAAGAACTATTAAGCAATTACAAGCACCTTGTTTTCAAGTATGTTTGCCTTGCTAAAGGATCCGGCATTGGCAATCCATCTCCACCATTGCCCAATCAAGGACAAAGTCAATTCCCTGAATCTGAAATCACCACTGAATCAAAGGCCACCTCAGCAGGAGAGCCAAATGATGAGATGCAAAAGGATGGTCCCGAGGATTCAAGTTCAGTACTTTCTCAGTCTCTTGAGAGTGATGAATCCAAGTTAAAGGAAAATGAAGTTGTTTCAGGTAGCGGTGAAGAAGGGAGCGAAGTTTTGCAAATATGA
- the LOC104245762 gene encoding vacuolar protein sorting-associated protein 9A-like isoform X2 — MIFFSACVIHQPPISSKVSKDAERDSAAVQEFLGNMETAFRAHSLWAGCSEEELESAGEGLEKYVMTKLFTRTFASFPEDVKVDEQLHEKIALIQQFVRPENLDIKPVFENESSWLLAQKELQKINMYRAPRDKLVCILNCCKVINNLLTSVSANENPPGADDFLPVLIYVTIKANPPQLHSNLLYIQRFRRQTRLVSEAAYFFTNILSAESFILNIDAKALSMDDTEFETNMESARALLSGLSADNNVLGQSDQNVGPVPGSDTYEAKLSFRSNRPQSPATLPKFSVASTETKSKNEDPYVKSQSSMEKIPSLSDLENRGAGMLMKEDSVSQVFQSFPYLYSQAGDLTVGDVEELLSNYKHLVFKYVCLAKGSGIGNPSPPLPNQGQSQFPESEITTESKATSAGEPNDEMQKDGPEDSSSVLSQSLESDESKLKENEVVSGSGEEGSEVLQI; from the exons ATGATTTTCTTCAGCGCATGCGTGATCCATCAGCCACCGATTTCGTCAAAGGTATCAAAAG ATGCAGAGAGGGACAGTGCAGCTGTGCAGGAGTTCCTCGGAAATATGGAAACAGCATTCAGAGCTCATTCACTTTGGGCTGGATGTTCTGAGGAGGAGTTAGAGAGTGCTGGTGAA GGACTTGAGAAGTATGTTATGACAAAGCTATTTACACGTACATTTGCTTCATTTCCTGAAGATGTGAAAGTTGACGAACAGCTTCATGAGAAAATAGCTTTGATTCAACAATTTGTTAGGCCTGAGAACTTGGATATCAAACCAGTATTTGAAAATGAATCATCATGGTTG CTAGCGCAGAAGGAGCTTCAAAAGATAAATATGTACAGGGCACCAAGGGACAAACTTGTGTGCATTCTTAATTGTTGCAAGGTTATCAATAACCTCTTGACTTCTGTTTCAGCAAACGAAAACCCTCCAGGAGCTGATGATTTTCTTCCAGTTCTCATATATGTCACCATAAAG GCTAACCCCCCTCAACTGCACTCAAATCTATTGTACATACAAAGGTTTAGGCGGCAAACTCGCTTGGTTTCTGAAGCTGCATACTTCTTCACAAACATTCTTTCTGCAGAATCTTTCATTTTGAATATCGATGCAAAGGCTCTTTCTATGGATGACACCGAGTTTGAAACAAATATGGAATCTGCTCGAGCACTTCTTTCTGGTCTCTCAGCCGACAACAATGTACTGGGTCAAAGTGATCAGAATGTTGGGCCTGTTCCTGGATCAGACACTTATGAGGCTAAACTAAGTTTTAGGTCAAATAGGCCTCAAAGCCCTGCTACACTGCCAAAATTCTCAGTTGCATCAACAGAAACAAAATCCAAGAACGAGGATCCATATGTCAAAAGTCAGTCATCAATGGAAAAGATTCCATCACTCTCGGATCTAGAAAATAGAGGGGCTGGTATGCTTATGAAGGAGGATAGTGTCAGCCAAGTGTTTCAAAGTTTCCCCTACCTATATTCCCAGGCTGGTGACCTAACAGTGGGTGATGTCGAAGAACTATTAAGCAATTACAAGCACCTTGTTTTCAAGTATGTTTGCCTTGCTAAAGGATCCGGCATTGGCAATCCATCTCCACCATTGCCCAATCAAGGACAAAGTCAATTCCCTGAATCTGAAATCACCACTGAATCAAAGGCCACCTCAGCAGGAGAGCCAAATGATGAGATGCAAAAGGATGGTCCCGAGGATTCAAGTTCAGTACTTTCTCAGTCTCTTGAGAGTGATGAATCCAAGTTAAAGGAAAATGAAGTTGTTTCAGGTAGCGGTGAAGAAGGGAGCGAAGTTTTGCAAATATGA